Proteins encoded together in one Kitasatospora albolonga window:
- a CDS encoding peptide ABC transporter substrate-binding protein, giving the protein MRPVPSVPLRQGALVVWNAAVGRVWNPSAVRGGRLRTVASADVDSLDPARTYYVWSWLLQRAMHRTLMAFASDPAEARVVPDLATGPGEVSDSGLTWTYRIRPGVRYETGVEIFARDIAYGIERVFAQAELPGGPTYLLDLLDHGGYQGPYDGGGRCPAISCPDDHTLVFRLRRPFADFDFLMAQPNTAPVPAHQDRRGRYGQGPVCSGPYRIARYEPGTRLHLTRSRWWDRDSDPVRPALFDELTVDFGVEVDELDRRLLAGEFHVDAEGRGIQHTGRDRILADETLRARADNPATGFLQYVTVQTAVPPFDNVHARRAVFLAADKAALLEARGGDGVGGTLATSLFPPNLTAYTGSDRYPSGPGLTGDLDAARAELAAAGLPDGFSTVIGTQPGKFELVARTLATSLARVGIDAAVEVLDTASYYREGLGSPATVRKLGLGLGITDWGADYPTEYGFLAPLVDGRQIKEAGGNFNFAELDDPVVRELIDEATSARDPGHRARLWRRVEETVMDRAVILPMAHDRTLHYRSPDVTNVYVHPAFGLYDIQAMGVAE; this is encoded by the coding sequence CTGCGTCCTGTCCCGTCAGTACCTCTACGTCAAGGAGCTCTAGTGGTGTGGAACGCAGCGGTCGGCCGTGTGTGGAACCCCTCGGCCGTACGGGGCGGACGGCTGCGCACGGTCGCCTCGGCCGACGTGGACTCCCTGGACCCGGCACGCACCTACTACGTGTGGTCCTGGCTGCTGCAACGCGCCATGCACCGCACCCTGATGGCGTTCGCGAGCGACCCCGCCGAGGCGCGCGTCGTACCGGACCTGGCGACGGGCCCGGGGGAGGTGTCCGACTCCGGGCTCACCTGGACGTACCGCATCCGTCCCGGCGTACGGTACGAGACGGGTGTGGAGATCTTCGCCCGGGACATCGCCTACGGCATCGAACGGGTCTTCGCCCAGGCCGAGTTGCCCGGCGGCCCCACCTACCTCCTGGACCTCCTCGACCACGGCGGCTACCAGGGCCCGTACGACGGCGGCGGACGCTGCCCGGCCATCAGCTGCCCGGACGACCACACCCTCGTGTTCCGGCTGAGGCGCCCCTTCGCCGACTTCGACTTCCTGATGGCCCAGCCGAACACCGCGCCGGTCCCGGCCCACCAGGACCGGCGGGGGCGGTACGGGCAGGGGCCGGTCTGCTCGGGGCCGTACCGCATCGCCCGCTACGAGCCCGGCACCCGGCTGCACCTCACCCGCAGCCGCTGGTGGGACCGGGACTCCGACCCGGTGCGGCCCGCCCTCTTCGACGAGCTGACGGTCGACTTCGGGGTGGAGGTCGACGAGCTGGACCGGCGGCTGCTGGCGGGCGAGTTCCACGTGGACGCCGAGGGCCGGGGCATCCAGCACACCGGCCGGGACCGCATCCTCGCCGACGAGACGCTCCGGGCCCGCGCCGACAACCCGGCCACCGGCTTCCTCCAGTACGTCACCGTGCAGACCGCCGTCCCGCCCTTCGACAACGTGCACGCCCGGCGGGCCGTCTTCCTCGCGGCCGACAAGGCGGCCCTGCTGGAGGCCCGGGGCGGCGACGGTGTCGGCGGTACCCTCGCCACCTCGCTCTTCCCGCCCAACCTCACCGCGTACACCGGCTCCGACCGCTACCCCTCCGGGCCCGGTCTGACCGGCGACCTCGACGCGGCCCGCGCCGAACTCGCCGCCGCCGGGCTGCCCGACGGCTTCTCCACCGTCATCGGCACCCAGCCGGGGAAGTTCGAACTTGTCGCCCGCACCCTCGCCACGAGCCTCGCCCGGGTCGGGATCGACGCCGCCGTCGAGGTCCTCGACACCGCCTCGTACTACCGCGAGGGCCTCGGCAGCCCGGCCACCGTCCGCAAGCTCGGCCTCGGTCTCGGCATCACCGACTGGGGCGCCGACTACCCCACCGAGTACGGCTTCCTCGCCCCGCTGGTCGACGGCCGCCAGATCAAGGAGGCCGGGGGGAACTTCAACTTCGCCGAGCTCGACGACCCGGTCGTCCGCGAGCTGATCGACGAGGCCACCTCGGCCCGCGACCCCGGCCACCGCGCCCGGCTCTGGCGGCGGGTGGAGGAGACCGTGATGGACCGCGCCGTGATCCTGCCGATGGCCCACGACCGCACCCTGCACTACCGGAGCCCGGACGTCACGAACGTGTACGTCCACCCGGCCTTCGGTCTGTACGACATCCAGGCGATGGGAGTTGCCGAGTGA